A genome region from Brooklawnia propionicigenes includes the following:
- a CDS encoding inorganic phosphate transporter — protein MPPELVILSLVVVTSLAFDFTNGFHDTANAMATSIATKAFKPKTAVTLSAILNLVGAFLSVEVALTVTNSVVNIQDSSGAPRPELLQDGGQELLLIVLAGLVGAIIWNLITWLLGLPSSSSHALFGGLIGATLVGLGASGVNWLGDGTKPDGVIGRVVLPALMSPLIAIVVATVGTWLVHCITRHVLARYRDTGFRWGQIGSASLVALAHGTNDAQKTMGIITLALIASGRWTDLQQVPLWVKVACALAITLGTYTGGWRIIRTMGKGLVELTPPQGMAAEFSTASVILISSHMGFALSTTHVATGSILGSGVGKKGAKVNWWVAAKMMAAWCITLPSAALMGALMWLIGHTIGGLAGALVISALLVASAIWMYRHSLRTRVDHNNVNEEWSDNGSVTAPQPAEPLPVAAHAAAQDAFAELEKLEPHTELELAEAR, from the coding sequence GTGCCTCCAGAGCTCGTCATCTTGTCGTTGGTGGTCGTAACCTCTCTCGCATTCGATTTCACCAACGGGTTTCACGACACGGCCAATGCCATGGCCACGTCCATCGCCACCAAGGCGTTCAAGCCGAAAACGGCTGTCACCTTGTCGGCGATCCTCAATCTCGTCGGCGCCTTCCTTTCCGTCGAAGTCGCGCTGACCGTCACGAACTCTGTGGTCAATATCCAGGATTCCTCTGGTGCACCGCGGCCCGAACTCCTGCAGGACGGAGGACAGGAGCTCCTGCTGATCGTGCTCGCCGGTCTGGTGGGCGCGATCATCTGGAATCTCATCACCTGGCTGCTGGGGTTGCCGTCCAGCTCCTCACACGCACTCTTCGGGGGATTGATCGGCGCCACCTTGGTGGGGCTTGGTGCCAGCGGCGTCAACTGGCTCGGAGACGGAACCAAACCGGATGGGGTCATCGGCCGGGTCGTGCTTCCGGCCCTGATGTCCCCGCTCATCGCCATCGTCGTCGCCACCGTGGGCACCTGGCTGGTGCACTGCATCACCCGGCACGTACTGGCGCGCTACCGCGACACGGGATTCCGCTGGGGGCAGATCGGCTCGGCGTCCCTGGTGGCCCTGGCGCACGGAACCAACGATGCCCAGAAGACGATGGGCATCATCACCCTGGCGCTGATCGCGTCCGGGCGGTGGACCGACCTGCAGCAGGTGCCCCTCTGGGTGAAAGTCGCCTGCGCGCTGGCCATTACGCTGGGCACCTATACCGGCGGCTGGCGCATCATCAGGACGATGGGCAAGGGCCTCGTAGAACTCACCCCACCCCAGGGCATGGCCGCCGAGTTCTCCACCGCCTCGGTGATCCTGATCTCCAGTCATATGGGTTTCGCCCTGTCAACCACGCATGTGGCGACCGGCTCGATCCTCGGCTCGGGAGTCGGTAAGAAGGGCGCGAAGGTCAACTGGTGGGTCGCCGCCAAGATGATGGCCGCTTGGTGCATCACCTTGCCCTCTGCGGCACTGATGGGAGCACTGATGTGGCTCATCGGGCACACCATCGGCGGGCTAGCCGGGGCGCTGGTCATCTCGGCCCTGCTGGTGGCCTCCGCGATCTGGATGTACCGGCATTCGTTGCGCACCCGGGTCGACCACAACAACGTCAACGAGGAATGGTCCGACAACGGCTCGGTGACTGCGCCGCAGCCTGCTGAGCCGCTGCCGGTCGCAGCCCACGCCGCAGCACAGGACGCCTTCGCCGAGCTGGAAAAGCTCGAACCGCACACCGAATTGGAACTGGCGGAGGCGAGGTAG
- a CDS encoding NUDIX hydrolase — translation MNDASIFSVVSVDVVALAYERENRQILLGVHHRAAPPFEGELALPGVVLRSGERLERAASRAIAKLGLPSPGQALGQLRTFDEPSRDPRGPSLSVAMWAAYPPETLAHPGPVWLPLDSTDHLAFDHDEIVADGRRILAGMLWRDLTFTRALTGDQFTATDAVAITAQLTDRSVHRANLNRELGKLDGLTEAGLAPASGGRPPKIWRWAS, via the coding sequence ATGAACGACGCCAGCATTTTCAGCGTTGTCTCTGTCGACGTCGTCGCGCTGGCCTACGAGCGGGAGAACCGGCAGATCCTGCTGGGTGTACACCACCGCGCGGCACCACCGTTCGAGGGCGAGCTGGCGCTGCCCGGGGTCGTGCTGCGCAGCGGCGAGCGCCTTGAGCGCGCCGCCTCGCGTGCGATCGCGAAGCTGGGCCTGCCGTCGCCCGGCCAGGCGCTGGGCCAGCTGCGCACCTTCGATGAGCCCTCCCGGGATCCCAGAGGTCCGTCGCTGTCGGTGGCGATGTGGGCGGCCTATCCTCCGGAGACCCTCGCCCATCCCGGGCCGGTCTGGCTCCCGCTGGACTCAACCGACCACCTCGCATTCGATCATGATGAGATCGTCGCCGACGGACGCCGGATTCTGGCCGGAATGCTCTGGCGTGATCTGACCTTCACCCGCGCACTGACCGGTGACCAGTTCACCGCCACGGATGCGGTCGCGATCACCGCGCAGCTCACCGACCGCAGTGTGCACCGAGCGAACCTCAACCGCGAGCTCGGCAAGCTGGACGGACTCACCGAGGCCGGCCTGGCGCCGGCGTCGGGTGGTCGTCCGCCGAAGATCTGGCGTTGGGCAAGCTAG
- a CDS encoding ketopantoate reductase family protein, with protein sequence MTTVSIIGLGAIGAAHAARIAEAAPLTQIRVIATEPRAERLRAEGVTVNGIRYDFPVVEPAEPVEPADLIIVAVKHHDLAEAIGQLAGHVGPQTVICSLLNGITSEEELSAAYPQASVPLAVSVGIDAVRDADGVRFTTVGRIEFGDAVPGEPSEGVRRLDELLTTFEIPHRISSDAPRTLWWKLLLNVGANQVSALLEAPYGLFQSDGPARDLMVSAQREVVAVARARGVNLSEDDIDQMIGIIGTLGPSNYTSMAQDALAHRRTEVDQFAGTVVALGEQYGIDTPVNRVLLQAFEAKHQLWGVA encoded by the coding sequence GTGACCACTGTCAGCATCATCGGATTGGGAGCGATCGGTGCGGCGCATGCAGCGCGCATCGCCGAGGCGGCACCACTCACACAGATCCGCGTGATCGCCACCGAACCGCGCGCCGAACGGCTACGCGCCGAGGGCGTGACCGTGAACGGGATTCGATACGACTTCCCGGTGGTCGAGCCCGCAGAGCCGGTCGAGCCGGCCGATCTGATCATCGTCGCGGTGAAACACCATGATCTGGCCGAGGCGATCGGACAGCTGGCCGGCCACGTCGGCCCGCAGACGGTCATCTGCAGCCTGCTCAACGGGATCACCAGCGAGGAGGAGCTGTCGGCGGCCTATCCGCAGGCGAGTGTCCCGCTGGCGGTGAGCGTCGGCATCGATGCCGTGCGTGACGCCGACGGAGTGCGCTTCACGACGGTGGGCCGCATCGAGTTCGGTGACGCGGTGCCCGGCGAGCCGAGCGAGGGAGTCCGGCGTCTGGATGAATTGCTCACCACTTTCGAGATTCCCCATCGGATCAGCTCTGATGCGCCACGCACGCTGTGGTGGAAGCTGTTGCTCAACGTCGGTGCCAACCAGGTCTCGGCGCTGCTCGAGGCGCCCTACGGGCTCTTCCAATCCGACGGTCCGGCCCGCGATCTGATGGTCTCGGCTCAGCGGGAGGTGGTGGCGGTCGCGCGGGCTCGCGGGGTGAATCTCAGCGAGGACGACATCGATCAGATGATCGGCATCATCGGCACTCTCGGGCCGTCCAACTACACGTCGATGGCTCAAGATGCGCTGGCACACCGCCGCACCGAGGTCGACCAGTTCGCCGGCACGGTGGTTGCTCTGGGCGAGCAGTACGGTATCGACACCCCGGTCAACCGTGTCCTGTTGCAGGCGTTCGAGGCCAAGCATCAGCTGTGGGGCGTGGCCTGA
- a CDS encoding adenylosuccinate synthetase, translating to MTLTTAPRQTIIVAGLGYGDESKGATVDYLAAALPDVVAVVRWSGGAQAAHNVRHGHRHHTFSQFGSGTFCDVRTILRAPMLVNPILLVAEADALESQGVVDPLGLVTADANCLVTTPIHIAMNRAREIARGAARHGSTGLGIGETVAYDLAVRAHAKAGETIGNFAAPADAPSVPALRVGDLRDQAATVRALDALARYADPLLQAVDDPDAVCGTVQQLADELCASAEDIAIVDDLAGVLGAAMDAGTVIFEGSQGVLLDEWHGFHPHTTWSTITPRHLVGELEAAGRRPFVLGLTRAYSNRHGAGPMPTEDRRLQLPEPDNREGRYQGGWRTGHLDLPALRYAAKVAGRVDGVALSHVDMLPFASRSGVPLLVADSWNSRREPLGSPTHHDLAGLQALTRTAQHARPDLMPLSTDPCEVARLIDAAVGAPVVLIADGPQRSNRVLVGEMGSNRRAG from the coding sequence ATGACACTGACCACCGCACCGCGGCAGACCATCATCGTCGCCGGCTTGGGGTACGGCGACGAGTCCAAGGGTGCGACCGTGGACTATCTGGCCGCGGCCCTGCCCGATGTGGTCGCCGTGGTGCGGTGGTCGGGAGGCGCTCAGGCCGCGCACAACGTCCGGCACGGCCACCGCCATCACACCTTCAGCCAGTTCGGCTCGGGCACCTTCTGCGATGTGCGCACCATCCTGCGGGCTCCGATGCTGGTCAATCCCATCCTGCTGGTCGCCGAGGCCGACGCCCTGGAGTCCCAAGGGGTCGTCGACCCGCTGGGGCTGGTCACCGCGGACGCGAACTGCCTGGTCACCACGCCCATTCATATCGCGATGAACCGTGCCCGTGAGATCGCGCGTGGCGCGGCCAGGCACGGGTCGACCGGCCTGGGCATCGGAGAGACCGTCGCCTACGATCTCGCGGTGCGTGCCCACGCGAAGGCCGGCGAGACGATCGGCAACTTCGCCGCACCCGCGGACGCGCCCAGTGTGCCCGCGCTCAGGGTCGGGGATCTGCGCGACCAGGCGGCGACCGTCCGGGCACTGGACGCGCTGGCCCGCTATGCAGATCCGCTGCTGCAGGCCGTCGACGACCCGGACGCAGTCTGCGGGACGGTCCAACAGCTGGCGGACGAGCTGTGCGCGAGCGCCGAAGACATCGCGATCGTCGACGACCTGGCTGGTGTGCTCGGGGCGGCCATGGACGCCGGCACGGTGATCTTCGAGGGCAGCCAGGGCGTGCTGCTGGACGAGTGGCACGGCTTTCATCCGCACACGACCTGGTCGACGATCACCCCGCGGCATCTGGTCGGCGAGCTCGAGGCGGCCGGGCGCCGGCCCTTCGTCCTCGGGCTGACGCGTGCCTACTCGAACCGGCACGGCGCCGGACCGATGCCCACCGAGGACCGCCGGCTGCAGCTGCCGGAACCCGACAACCGTGAGGGCCGTTACCAGGGCGGCTGGCGCACCGGGCATCTCGATCTCCCGGCACTGCGCTATGCAGCGAAGGTGGCCGGACGCGTGGACGGGGTGGCGCTGAGCCACGTCGATATGCTCCCGTTCGCATCGCGGTCAGGTGTGCCGCTGCTGGTCGCCGACAGCTGGAACAGCCGGCGTGAGCCGCTCGGGTCGCCGACCCACCATGACCTGGCAGGCCTGCAGGCCCTCACGCGCACAGCGCAGCATGCCCGTCCCGATCTCATGCCGCTTTCCACCGACCCCTGCGAAGTGGCTAGGCTCATCGATGCAGCGGTGGGCGCACCCGTGGTGCTCATCGCTGACGGGCCGCAGCGCAGCAATCGGGTGCTGGTGGGCGAGATGGGGAGCAACAGGAGGGCCGGATGA